GCGCAGCGCGGCGAGGTGACCCAGCGCCTCGCCCACGCCCCGGCCCGGCGGGACGCCCAGCGCCAGCACGTCCCGCCCGGTCAGCGGCGGGTACGCGTCCGGGCGCAGCAGGGTGCGCAACTCGCGTTCCGGGGTGCCGCCGGGGAACGGCGTGTCGGACAGCGCGCGTTGTAGCAGCGCGGCGGGGCGGTCCCCCAGGCTCAGGCGCTCCGCGAGCGCGCCGGGGTCGGGGGCGGCGTGCAGCAGGGCCGCCGCGTACGCCGTGAACGGCACCCCTGCGCCCGCGGCGCGCCGGGCGTCCAGGGCGTCCAGCAGCGCCGTGTCGGGCAGCAGCGCCCCGGCGCCCCAGCCGCGCAGCACGCCCGCCGCGCGGCCCGGCCGGGGCTCGTGCAGCAGCAGGCGCAGTTCCGCCCACAGGCGCGGCGTCCGGTCCGCCACCGCCACGGCGTCCGGCACCAGGGCCAGCAGGTCCGGATGGGCGCGCAGGTTCAGCCGCGCCGCCAGCCGCGCCCCCCGCACCAATCGGCTGGCGTCCTCGTGGAACGAAGCGGCGTGCAGGGGCCGCAGCACGCGCGCGCGCAGGTCCTCCAGGCCCCCGACCTCGTCCAGCAGCGTCCGTGCGCCGGTGGGGGAGAGGTGCAGCGCCAGCGCGTTCAACGCGAAATCCCGCCGCCGCAGATCATCCGCCAGCGTGCCCGGCATCGGTACCGGGTTCCCGCCCGGCACCGGGTACGACTCCCGCCGCGCCCGCACCAGATCCACCGCCCGCCCGTCCGGAAGGGTGACCGTGGCATTTCCGAACGCCGGGTGGAACACGGACGGCAGACCCGTCGCGCCGGCCAGGGCCTCCACGTCCCCGTCCGGGATGACCACGTCCAGATCCAGCGGCGTGCCGCCCAGCAGCGCGTCCCGCACCGCGCCGCCCACCAGCGCCACCCC
The DNA window shown above is from Deinococcus sedimenti and carries:
- a CDS encoding CCA tRNA nucleotidyltransferase, with translation MIHPAGVAEAAWAHLRADDRAWLLTLAARAGAGGVALVGGAVRDALLGGTPLDLDVVIPDGDVEALAGATGLPSVFHPAFGNATVTLPDGRAVDLVRARRESYPVPGGNPVPMPGTLADDLRRRDFALNALALHLSPTGARTLLDEVGGLEDLRARVLRPLHAASFHEDASRLVRGARLAARLNLRAHPDLLALVPDAVAVADRTPRLWAELRLLLHEPRPGRAAGVLRGWGAGALLPDTALLDALDARRAAGAGVPFTAYAAALLHAAPDPGALAERLSLGDRPAALLQRALSDTPFPGGTPERELRTLLRPDAYPPLTGRDVLALGVPPGRGVGEALGHLAALRRAGQVRSPDDERAALKAFLATKGPHVNL